GATGTACAGTCCCATGTTATGATGGAACAGAGAATCCTTCAAAGAAGACCTGCTAGAAAAAGTCAAGGGATTAATTGAGAAATGGCAGCAGGGGGTAAAAGTTTTTGAGGATTGTAGGGTTTCTGCGAAGTCATGACGGCGTGAATTACCCTCAGAAGTTTCGTGCCGACGGCGGCTAAGGCCTGTTTGGGATGTTTGCCCCTGGCAATCATCCTGTCATAGAATTCCTTGAATACAGGGTCGAAGCGTCTTGCGGCGTTAGCGGCCAGGTAGACGGCGCGGCGCAGGTATGGAGAGCCACGTTTCGACATCTTTCCCTGGGTGCCCTGAAAATTACCGCTCTGCATCACCGACGGGTCCATCCCGGCAAAGGCCTGGAGCTGCTGGGGGGTGCCAAAGCGCTTCACATCCCCAATCTCCCCCAGAATCGCAGAGCCCAGCGTCACGCTGATGCCGGGGATGGTGTAGATGAGTTCGTGGTTTTTCATCAGCTTCTTCAGGAATTTGTCCAATTCCTTGACCTGGCTTTTGATGAAATCCAGCTGTTCAAGGAGCATCTTGAGTTCGAACTTCAGGGCGTCACGGCCGAAACGCGTTCCAACACTCCTGGATGCCTTGGCCTTGAGCTCCTCCGCCTTTTCTCTGGAATGGCGTCCACGACTCTCCTTCTCCAGGAGCTTGATGAGCTTGTCGATGTCGTAGTCGGCCAGTTCCTCCGGGTCGGTGCACTCCTGGAGCAGCTCCGTTGGAGCGGCGCCGAAGACCGTTGAGAAGCAGGAGGCGAACTCCGGAAAGACGCGGTCGAGGATGCCCAGGACCCTGCGTTTCAAGTCTCCAAGGAGCTCGACGTGGGCGACACGGCAGCGGGAGAGTTCCCGAAGCTGGAGCAGATC
The window above is part of the Fretibacterium sp. OH1220_COT-178 genome. Proteins encoded here:
- a CDS encoding IS110 family transposase; translation: MYSSFVGIDIGKWNHQAAFLEVSGKETARSLAFQNTSEGFQSLSKSLAPFDKGQTVIGLEATGHYWLALFSFLVDNGWTVKVINPMQSDALRKMNIRKAKTDRKDCVVIADVLRFGRYTETVLPDEDLLQLRELSRCRVAHVELLGDLKRRVLGILDRVFPEFASCFSTVFGAAPTELLQECTDPEELADYDIDKLIKLLEKESRGRHSREKAEELKAKASRSVGTRFGRDALKFELKMLLEQLDFIKSQVKELDKFLKKLMKNHELIYTIPGISVTLGSAILGEIGDVKRFGTPQQLQAFAGMDPSVMQSGNFQGTQGKMSKRGSPYLRRAVYLAANAARRFDPVFKEFYDRMIARGKHPKQALAAVGTKLLRVIHAVMTSQKPYNPQKLLPPAAISQLIP